One Chryseobacterium wanjuense genomic region harbors:
- the bioD gene encoding dethiobiotin synthase, with amino-acid sequence MNTKPETQNPEQRLLFVTGIGTEIGKTVCSAVLTKYFKADYWKPVQSGDLHHSDSMKITDWVGENVVCHPETYRFQLAASPHQSAFEENKVINLNQFKIPKTQNNLIIEGAGGLMVPLNDQDFMIDLIEKLSIPVALVVRNYLGCINHSLLSILALNQRKIKLEYLILNGNFPPDSERIICKNIQPETKIIRIPDIEDITPETIENTTKQLEKIE; translated from the coding sequence ATGAACACAAAACCCGAAACACAAAACCCGGAACAAAGACTCCTTTTCGTTACAGGAATTGGAACTGAAATTGGAAAAACGGTCTGCTCGGCTGTTTTAACAAAATATTTTAAGGCAGACTACTGGAAACCCGTTCAGTCCGGAGATCTGCATCATTCTGACAGTATGAAAATTACAGATTGGGTGGGAGAAAATGTAGTTTGCCATCCTGAAACATATCGTTTTCAATTGGCTGCATCGCCGCACCAGTCGGCTTTTGAGGAAAATAAAGTAATTAATTTAAATCAATTCAAAATACCGAAAACTCAAAATAATCTTATCATAGAAGGAGCAGGAGGTTTGATGGTGCCGCTTAATGATCAGGATTTTATGATTGATTTAATTGAAAAACTAAGCATTCCTGTCGCATTGGTCGTGAGAAATTATTTGGGCTGTATCAATCATAGCTTGTTATCAATTTTAGCTTTAAACCAAAGAAAAATAAAACTGGAATATTTAATTCTTAACGGAAATTTTCCACCTGACTCAGAAAGAATTATTTGTAAAAATATTCAACCGGAAACAAAGATTATACGAATTCCGGACATTGAAGATATAACACCGGAAACAATAGAAAATACTACAAAACAATTAGAAAAAATAGAATAA
- a CDS encoding aminotransferase class I/II-fold pyridoxal phosphate-dependent enzyme has translation MLNDFHHFQEALEKRKESGTLRILRQKEQGIDFYSNDYLGLAGNKDFQKVLLKNISENPQLLSGSTGSRLISGNSTMVTETENFIAKEHQYQSALLFPSGYSANLALFSTLPNRHDTIIVDEQIHRSVHDACKMSLAKKLKFKHNDPEHLEQILKRQDGSCYVGIESLYSMDGDMAPVKEIIEIIEKYKAKLIVDEAHAFGVFGYGLVDKFQLQEKVLATVVTYGKALGTHGAAILTHDIVKSYLINFASPFIYSTSAHDFLWMSVKKGYDFLNMNSELSIKLKENIKIFRDQHLKSPSAENSPIQAIIVPDNHQLKALKETLLVNGFLTYAVFSPTVKEGTERLRICLHSFNTEEEILELTRIIKKFV, from the coding sequence ATGCTTAATGATTTTCACCATTTTCAGGAAGCTTTAGAAAAAAGAAAAGAAAGCGGAACCTTAAGAATTTTAAGGCAAAAAGAGCAAGGTATAGATTTTTATTCCAATGATTATTTGGGATTGGCCGGAAATAAAGATTTTCAAAAGGTATTATTAAAAAATATTTCAGAAAATCCGCAATTGTTATCCGGAAGTACCGGTTCCAGGCTGATTAGCGGGAACAGTACAATGGTTACTGAAACCGAAAACTTTATTGCAAAAGAACATCAATATCAATCTGCATTGCTTTTTCCTTCGGGGTATAGTGCAAACCTGGCTTTATTTTCAACGCTTCCGAACCGTCATGATACAATTATCGTTGATGAACAAATTCATCGGTCTGTACATGATGCCTGTAAAATGTCATTAGCGAAAAAATTAAAGTTTAAACATAATGACCCTGAGCATTTAGAACAGATTTTAAAAAGGCAGGATGGATCATGTTATGTGGGAATCGAAAGTCTTTATTCGATGGATGGAGATATGGCTCCTGTTAAGGAAATTATTGAAATTATAGAAAAATATAAAGCAAAATTAATTGTTGATGAAGCACATGCTTTTGGAGTTTTTGGATATGGTTTGGTTGATAAATTTCAGTTGCAGGAAAAAGTTCTGGCAACAGTGGTTACCTACGGAAAAGCTCTCGGAACTCATGGTGCTGCTATTCTCACTCATGACATTGTAAAATCTTACCTGATCAATTTTGCATCACCTTTTATCTATTCGACTTCAGCGCATGATTTTCTATGGATGAGCGTCAAGAAAGGATATGATTTTTTAAATATGAATAGTGAATTATCAATTAAGCTTAAAGAAAATATTAAAATTTTTCGTGATCAGCATTTGAAAAGTCCATCTGCGGAAAATAGCCCGATTCAGGCGATTATTGTTCCTGATAATCATCAATTGAAGGCATTAAAAGAAACATTATTGGTTAATGGATTTTTGACATATGCAGTTTTCAGTCCGACGGTGAAAGAAGGGACAGAAAGGTTGAGAATTTGTCTGCATAGCTTTAATACAGAAGAGGAAATTCTAGAATTGACGAGAATTATTAAAAAATTTGTTTAG
- a CDS encoding aminotransferase-like domain-containing protein — MNSPVEIPYQSFIKINRNSEVAIYMQVTNQLINAIQRGFLPFGTKLPGTRALSQLLQVHRNTIVAVYDELFAQGWVESLPNKGTFVIRKNDEKPVSFNDFNQINLKNYPKTTGFTFKTSNILDNPFERSDCEFVFNDGVPDIRLTQIDQHSRIYSSTLKRRAHKISHYNQDGSEFFKKNLSQYLNLSRGLPISTHNILITRSTEMSIYIVSEILLSENDTVLIGALSYFSVNMIFQKTGVKIVTIPIDDEGIDVEEVRKICQKQKIRMLYLTPHHHYPTTVTLSAQRRLELLNLANEFGFIILEDDYDYDFHYDKSPILPLASADTNGMVIYIGSFGKSLAPGFRTGFIVAPENLMTEMRKYLGIIDRQGDILMEHVLGEMIAEGEINRYLKKSVKVYQERLDYFVRLVEENLGNYLQFKKPSGGLAIWAEWKIPINLMQLSRNCGQNNLFIPKTLLYQNKDLTAMRLGFGNFNFDEMEKSIEIFSKTVKRMS, encoded by the coding sequence ATGAATAGTCCGGTTGAGATTCCTTACCAAAGTTTTATTAAAATCAACAGAAATTCGGAAGTTGCCATTTATATGCAGGTGACCAATCAGTTAATTAATGCAATCCAGCGTGGCTTTTTACCTTTCGGAACAAAACTTCCGGGAACAAGAGCTTTGAGCCAACTTTTACAGGTTCACAGAAATACGATTGTTGCGGTTTATGACGAACTTTTTGCGCAAGGCTGGGTCGAAAGCTTACCGAATAAAGGAACTTTCGTGATTAGAAAAAATGATGAAAAACCTGTCAGTTTTAATGATTTTAATCAAATAAATCTTAAAAATTATCCTAAAACCACCGGATTTACCTTTAAGACTTCCAATATTTTAGATAACCCTTTTGAACGGTCAGACTGCGAGTTTGTTTTCAATGACGGAGTTCCGGATATCCGGCTTACCCAAATAGATCAGCATTCACGGATTTACAGTTCAACATTAAAACGGAGGGCTCACAAAATTTCCCATTACAATCAGGATGGAAGTGAATTTTTTAAAAAGAATCTTTCTCAATATTTAAATTTATCAAGAGGATTGCCGATTTCGACTCACAATATTCTGATTACAAGAAGTACGGAAATGAGTATTTATATCGTTTCGGAAATTCTGCTTTCTGAGAACGATACGGTTTTGATTGGGGCTTTAAGTTATTTTTCCGTCAACATGATTTTTCAGAAAACCGGGGTGAAAATTGTTACCATTCCGATTGATGATGAAGGAATTGACGTAGAAGAAGTAAGGAAAATCTGTCAAAAACAGAAGATCAGGATGCTCTATCTTACGCCGCATCACCATTATCCGACAACCGTGACATTAAGCGCTCAAAGGAGACTGGAGCTTTTAAATCTTGCCAATGAGTTCGGATTTATTATTCTGGAAGACGATTACGACTATGATTTTCACTATGATAAAAGCCCGATTCTTCCGTTGGCAAGCGCTGATACCAATGGAATGGTGATTTACATAGGCTCTTTCGGAAAGTCCCTTGCTCCGGGTTTTCGCACCGGATTTATCGTGGCTCCGGAAAATCTGATGACCGAAATGAGGAAATATCTTGGCATCATTGACCGGCAGGGAGATATTTTAATGGAACACGTTTTGGGAGAAATGATCGCAGAGGGAGAAATTAACCGTTATTTGAAAAAATCGGTAAAAGTTTATCAGGAGAGACTGGATTATTTTGTTCGCTTAGTTGAAGAAAATCTAGGAAATTATTTACAATTTAAAAAACCTTCGGGCGGACTTGCCATTTGGGCAGAATGGAAAATCCCGATCAATCTGATGCAGCTTTCCAGAAATTGCGGTCAAAATAACCTTTTTATTCCTAAAACTCTCCTCTACCAAAATAAAGACCTCACAGCCATGCGTCTAGGTTTTGGAAATTTTAATTTTGATGAAATGGAAAAATCTATCGAAATTTTTTCAAAAACGGTAAAACGGATGTCCTGA